Proteins from one Sabethes cyaneus chromosome 2, idSabCyanKW18_F2, whole genome shotgun sequence genomic window:
- the LOC128737939 gene encoding uncharacterized protein LOC128737939 encodes MADMFSANLDKIFESINSTIRLVVEFGDADQKNIKPYAELAEQLISLEVKYNMHNKALKESSSEVTLEEFDRRYQSNITTNKSNVKNLKRYKDFIGQTKLLLTHDDGGPNPSQSYDEELVVEETICDIDPITKRPLEIPVRNQKCNHVYEKSAIESLIKNNPRTRCPVMGCAAGQYVTLADLVEDKKLQHNLMLQRRQRMDL; translated from the exons ATGGCGGACATGTTCAGCGCTAATttggataaaatttttgaaagtaTTAACAGTACCATACGATTGGTAGTCGAATTTGGCGATGCCG atcaaaaaaatattaaaccatACGCAGAATTGGCAGAGCAACTCATCAGTCTGGAAGTGAAATATAATATGCATAACAAAGCTCTAAAAGAATCATCTTCAGAAGTAACCCTGGAAGAGTTTGATCGT cGATACCAGTCAAATATTACAACCAACAAGAGCAACGTGAAAAACTTAAAGCGCTACAAAGACTTTATTGGCCAAACCAAGCTTTTGCTGACTCACGACGACGGTGGCCCGAACCCTAGTCAGTCGTATGATGAAGAGCTAGTAGTGGAAGAGACCATCTGCGATATTGACCCGATTACCAAGCGTCCATTGGAAATACCGGTTCGAAATCAGAAATGCAATCACGTGTACGAGAAGAGTGCAATCGAATCATTGATTAAAAACAATCCACGAACAAG gTGTCCCGTGATGGGATGTGCCGCCGGCCAGTATGTCACCCTAGCAGATTTGGTAGAAGATAAAAAGCTTCAGCACAACTTGATGCTCCAGCGTCGACAACGTATGGATCTATAG